In Fragaria vesca subsp. vesca linkage group LG5, FraVesHawaii_1.0, whole genome shotgun sequence, the genomic stretch TCATCTGTAAGGCTGCTAATGACTTGAGAAGCTATGCTATTTAGAACCAGTATAGTGCTTTAGTTTACATTCGAATTGATATTATTTGTCTTTCTACCTCCCCCTGTTAGTTAAATTAGTTTATGACTAAGCTGACTGTTGCTGTTATATTATCTGTTGCCTTCAATCTTTCTTGTGATTGATTTCCCTTGTCTCTGCATGATGCAGAAGGAGGAGGTGGCAAGGGTACCTGGGGAAAGCTGCTTGATACTGATGGTGAAACCCATATTGATCGTAATGACCCTAACTATGACAGTGGGGAGGTACTATTTTTCGATTATTTCCTGTATTTTTGATTTAGTATTCTGATTAAGTGGTAGAATTTTTATGTCTTCAGCATCCTGTTGCTACCATGACATTACTCTTTTTTGTGCTTTTATATATGCTTTTTAGTTTTGAATTCCTTGTTTATTAGGTTTTTAGTTCTATGACACCTGTTAATGATCTACGATTCATGTTGTCCCATTAGGAACCATACCAACTTGTTGAGGCTACTGTAGCGGATCCCTTGGATGAATACAAGAAAACAGTTGCATCCATCATTGAGGAATACTTCACTACTGATGATGTGGGACAGGCAGCATCTGATCTCAGAGAACTAAGCTCAATTCAGTATCATCCTTACTTTATTAAGCGCCTTGTTTCCATGGCAATGGACAGGCATGATAAGGAGAAAGAAATGGCCTCAGTTTTGCTCTCAGCTTTGTACGCTGATGTCATCAGCCCTGCGCAGATTCAAGATGGATTTTATATACTTCTTGATTCTGCTGATGACCTTGCAGTGGATATACTGGATGCAGTAGACATTCTTGCTTTGTTCCTTGCTCGTGCAGTTGTTGATGACATTCTTCCTCCAGCCTTCTTAACAAGGGCAAAGAAAGCACTCCCCGAATCGTCCAAGGGTGTTCTTGTAATTCAGACCGCAGAAAAGAGCTATCTTTCTGCTCCACACCATGCAGAACTTGTGGAGAGGAGGTGGGGAGGTAGCACCCACATAACTGTTGAAGAGGTGAAGAAAAAGATTTCTGGCTTGTTGAGAGAATATGTGGAAAGTGGAGATACTCTTGAGGCCTGTAGGTGCATTAGGGAGTTGGGAGTTTCGTTCTATCATCATGAGGTTGTGAAAAGAGCTTTGATTCTTGGCATGGAGACTCGAACAGCCGAACCGCTAATAACGAAGCTATTAAAGGAGGCGGCTGAGGAAGGTATTATTAGTTCCAGTCAGATGGCAAAGGGTTTTTCTCGGTTGGCAGAAAGCCTTGATGACCTTGCTCTTGACATTCCATCAGCAAAAACCTTGTTTCAGTCTCTGGTCCCCAAGGCAATATCTGAAGGTTGGCTTGATGATTCATTTGTGGAATCCCATGGCGAAGACGGTGAAGTGCAGAATGGAGATGAAAAGATGGGGCACTACAAGAAAGAGATTGTGTCCATAATTCACGAATACTTTCTCTCGGATGATATTCCGGAGCTGATTCAAAGCCTTGAAGATCTTGCAGTACCAGAGTATAATCCCATATTCTTGAAGAAGCTGATCACACTCGCAATGGATAGAAAGAACCGTGAAAAGGAGATGGCATCTGTTCTGCTTTCTGCCCTTCACATTGAGATCTTCTCGACTGAGGACATAGTTAATGGATTTGTCTTGCTTCTGGAATCTGCAGAAGATACAGCATTGGACATCTTGGATGCTTCAAATGAGCTTGCTCTCTTTCTGGCCAGGGCTGTGATCGATGATGTGTTGGCTCCACTGAATTTGGAAGAAATTGGCAGCAGGTTGCCACCAAATTGCAGCGCAACTGAGACTGTGCGAATGGCTCGGTCACTGGTTTCTGCTCGTCATGCTGGTGAGAGGCTCCTGAGATGTTGGGGAGGTGGGACTGGCTGGGCTGTGGAGGATGCAAAGGACAAGATCACAAAGCTCTTAGAAGAGTATGAAAGTGGGCGAGTCGTGGCTGAAGCCTGCCAGTGCATTCGTGATATCGGAATGCCGTTTTTTAACCATGAGGTGGTGAAGAAGGCTCTGGTTATGGCCATGGAGAAGAAGAATGACAGCATGCTGGATCTGCTCCAGGAGTGCTTTGGCGAAGGACTGATCACAATTAACCAGATGACTAAAGGGTTCACCCGGATCAAGGACGGGCTAGATGACTTGGCTCTTGACATTCCAAATGCAAGGGAGAAGTTCAGCTTCTACGTGGAGCACGCACAGGAGAAGGGTTGGCTCTTGCCTACCTTTGATTCATCTGTTGCAGATGGTTCCCACTGACCCCTAGGCTGCAAACCATCAACAGAGAACATATATTTTCAATTGCTTCTCTCATGTATGTTGTTGCCCATCTATATCTGTACTGTTTAAGTGGTTGTTCCTTCCTGCACTCTTTAAAAGGTGGATGGATAGTTAGATTTATTTCATTCTGATGCTTCCTTTTGTTAGTAAGTAAAATCTGATCAGATTAACATGATCCTTGGTTTCGCTTTGCTTTTGTACTTCTGTGTATCTTTCAGGAGAAATCCTGAAGTGTATTACTGTTGTGGTTGTGATACGCTGTTGTTTTTCTTGAAACGATGGCTAGGTACTTGGCAATTTACATTTTCTTTTAACAAGACCCTGAGGAGTGCAAGCTGCTTCTTTTGTCGAACGCGTTTGCCTTCTGAACAAACATGACATGAGTCGGTGTATAAAAGACTGGCATGTAAGCGAGTACCTAAGATGGCTGGAAAGGGGTTGCTACGGCACTCGTACCTTATATTGAGAATGGTTTAGAGACTTGTGTCACATAAAGAGAAACAATGACTCACACCCCATCTGGGGCAACTGCTAGGGGTAATATGAGAATCACTTGAAATGACCTGATCGGATGATAACCGGAAAAGGAGCAGCTACGACTTAGATTCAGGACTTTCCACTTCTAAAAGTGAAGCTCTCCGGTTGACTTACTATTCACATTCATTATGAATTCTCTTTGGTTCTTCGGTTCTTTCTTATAGAGAGTAAACATGTGATCGAAAAATGGTTGTGACTTGTGACTTGTCGATCACTTTTAGCATTACGGCAAAAAAAAAAAAAACTGATGCGGATAAAAATTCTGTACACACTCTGTACAAACATATCTTGAAAGACAAACTAGAAATGGACACGATTACGATGGGAGAACATTTCACGAAATTCTTATATGAGACAACTTGTAACTTTCATAGTGTTCGATTTATGGAGGTAACAAATTTGGTAGACAATAGATTCATACCCAATCAATCGAGAAATGTTTAGTCGCCGTCCACCACACAAAAAAAATGTCTGGACAGGAGCCCCAACTAGCTAACCACCCCAAGGCCACCGCCTTTGCCGCCAATCTCAACGTCGACCCACCGGATACCGACGCCGCTGTCCCCTCCACGTGTCATCCCCCGAGGGACTCCGACACCGCCGAAGGCGAAGCTAGAAGATTGACCAAATTGGGAAAAAGCCGGTCCAGAAATTTCAAGGTGGACTGCCCTCCTCCTATGGACTGTGGACCTGACCCAGACGGTCAACAACCCTTCTCTGCTTCTTCTTCTTCTCGTGAAGAAAAAGTCAGCAGCCTCAAAACTGTAAGAGAATGATTGCTTGAATATGCTTGTTTTAAGCAGTGTTTAAATGTTTAATGCTGTTAGTGGTATTGCTGCCAGGGCTTGGTTCACGTTGCGAGGAAGATGCCGAAAAACGCGCATGCCCATTTCATACTGGGACTCATGTATCAGAGGCTGGGTCAGCCTTCCAAGGTAGAGTCTCTTGAGTTGAGTTTTTCTTCAGTGTTGTTATGTTTTTGTGTTCTTATGAGTGTTGGGGTGTAGGCAGTTTTGTCATATGATAAGGCGGAAGAGATTCTGCGGCGGCCCGAGGTTGACATTGATAGGACTGAGTTGCTTTCAGTGGTTCAGATTCATCATGCTCAGGTAGATTAGTCTTTGTGGTACATTGTGGCTTAGGGTTGAAGTTTGACCTTCTTTTGCTCGAGGATGATGTGTTGTTTGTCAAATGTGTAGTGTATTATGCTGGAAAGTTCGGTGGATGATAGTTCGGATAAAGAACTTGAACCTCGGGAGCTTGAGGAGCTTCTTTCGAAACTAAAAGAATCGATGCAGTCTGATGTACGACAGGCAGCTGTGTGGAACACTCTCGGTTTGATACTGCTGAAAACTGGCCGTCTGCAGGTACATTTTCTTTATTGATGCTCTTTGCAGTAGATGCTTTCTTCTTTATTCTTCAACTTTTTTATTTTTTTATTTATTTTTTGATATGGGCTTCATTGTTTCAGAGTGCCATTTCGATATTGTCGTCTTTGTTAGAAGTTTCCCCTACCAACTATGATTGCCTTGCAAACCTTGGGATTGCTTACCTTCAAAGGTAATAGTGATTTACCCTTTTGTTTTTCAAGGGTTTTGCTCCTTTGAACTTTCTTCCTTTCACAATGGCTACTAGAGTACTATAAATATGAGGGAAGCAACAACTGGGTAGGCACAGACGTGTTTATTGTGTCTGAGCATGAGTCTCGTTGCCAGTATGAGCGATGGTTAACTCAAACATTGCTAGCATTTTGGAATTATGTCAAGTGGTAGTGTTTACATTTATGTGCTGCAAAGGATATGCAACAACCATTCTTCCTGCACGTATGTCTGTATTGTGTGCTTATGATGTTACAGTTCTCATGCTAACGTTGGATGAGATTACCACATTTCAACAATAGTGATTTCATTTATTTGTTTTGACCTCCTATACTTCTCTAATGTGAAACTGTTGCATGTTCTACTTTCAGTGGAAATTTGGAACTGTCAGAAAAATGTTTCCAGGAGTTGATCCTCAAAGATCAAAATCATCCCACCGCCTTGATCAATTATGCTGCGCTTCTTTTATGTAGATATGGTTCAGTAGTTGCAGGTATGGTTTTGATGAGTTTGGTTCCAAGTTTACTCTTCCATGTCTTTCTTACAATATACTGTTTATACTTTTAGGATGGTGACCGGTGGATACCAGTCAGTGTTGCTTTTATCATCATTAGATATGCTCTGGTTTATGAACCTGCATCATTATAGCTTGTTAATTTTCAGGTGCTGGGGCAAGTGCTGGTGGAGGTGCTTCTGCAGATCACGTTTCTGCTATCAATGTTGCAAAGGAGTGTTTGTTAGCATCCTTGAATGAAGATCCTAAAGCAGGACATATATGGGCTAATCTTGCAAATGCCTATTACATGACTGGTGATCATAGGAGTTCCAGCAAGTGCTTGGAGAAGGTGCTCATGGTTCATTGCTACATTCCTTTATTGTTTATTCATTGAGGTTGTGCATTGGTCTCCTATTCTTCATGGAAAGTTCTATTTATACTGGAGAACAGTGATGCATAATGTGTCTAATTCAATTCGTAATGGCAATATGGCATAGTCATTACTTCAGTATCATGCTTGTGTTGCATGTTAATTTGTTTGCTGCATATTTGTAAAAAGGACTAGACTTTGATGTTACTTTTTTCCAATATGAATGTTGAAGAAAAAAAAAAAATTGAAATTTACTTCCACTTTTCTTTTTCTATTGCATCTTCCTCAGGCAGCAAAATTGGAGCTCAATTGTATGTCTACACGGTACGCTGTTGCAATACACCGAACCAAGGATGCAGAACGGTATCAAGATCCCAACGAACAACTTTCCTGGGCAGGAAATGAAATGGCTTCAGTTATAAGAGATGGAGACTCTGTTTCCGTTGAACTTCCCATAGCATGGGCAGGGCTTGCAATGGTCCACAAAGCCCAACATGAGATTTCAGCAGCATTTGACTCTGAACAGGATTCACTGACAGAGGTGGAAGAACATGCTGATTACAGCTTAAAACAGGTAATCACAAAAGACTATTAAGATGTCGTTTACTTCGATTGGCATGATATGATAAAATGAGCTCCCCCGTGATAATGGACAATGTGACAGGGTACTCCTTGTATATCCTAGCATGTAAACTATTTCTAATATCATATCATTTGGTACAGCATATGTTTTTAAATTCATACATACATCCAGGTTAACTACTTAAAACAACAAGCTTTTCACCAAGGATATTGTGAGTACTGTGTTATAGTAGAGACTACATCTTACTTCTCGTGAGCCACTTTCTTCTATGTTCTTACTTTTGTTGCTTATTGTGGTTTGTGCGGGTTATTGCATTTGTTCATCCACTAAGGTATATTTCTATCTTTGTATTCTACTTCAAGTAGGCAATAGCTGAGGATCCAGATGATGCTGTGCAATGGCACCAGCTTGGTCTTCATAGCCTTTGTGCGCGACAATATAAAAACTCTCAAAAGTACCTCAAAGCTGCTGTTGCCCGTTTTAAAGAATGCAGTTATGCATGGTCAAATCTAGGTATTTCCAATCTCAGAACAGCTTTTTATGTCACTAGGTATCTCAGCTTTTTCCTCTCAGTGAAGTTTACACTTGTTAATTTATACATACATCACTAGGTATCTCACTGCAACTATCAGAGCAGCCATCACAAGCGGAAGAAGTATACACAAGGGCCTTGTCATTGGCGACAACTGATCTTGCCCATGCTATATTATCCAACCTTGGGAATCTGTACCGCCAGCAGAAGCATTATGAACGTGCCAAGGCAATGTTTACAAAATCTCTTGAACTCCAGCCTGGCTATGCTCCGGCATTTAATAATTTGGGTCTTGTATTTGTTGCTGAGGGGCAATGGGAAGAAGCAAAGTTCTGTTTCGACAAGGCCCTCCAGGCAGACCCAATGCTAGATGCTGCCAAATCCAACTTGATTAAAGTTGTGTCTACATCACGATAATATGCAGGCTTGAACTTGTCTTCCTCAAGATTTTGTGTACGCAAAATTAGAGTAGGTAGGTTTCTTTAGTGATGATTAGTGTAGTAAAATTGTACTTATTCAGAAGAAAAGTAGGAGCCTACCTTATTCTATGCTGAATTTTGTTTTTGTACAGAAATACTTGTGAAGGCCTAGAGTTTGCATCATATATAAAATCCCTTTCCAATACAGAAAATTCTGCTCTGATGTCTAAAAATAAACAATGTGTGCAATAGTGTTTCATGAGTCACAAAGACATGCCAATGCGTATAGATGTTTCTGGGGTCATGGAAACAAAGTCAAATTGACCCCTTTAGTTTGATATGGCGTCAAGGAACTGAAGTGTCCAGATACATCGAGATCGAGTTGCTTGATTTTCCACCACTAGTTCTCATTGATGTACAGCTTTCAATGTGACATTTATAAGAGAAGATGAAGACTCTAGAGACTACTATACTATGCTTCCTTGGACGCCCATAAATTGAGTCCTTGAATGTCAAATAAACTGTAGAGATCTTCAAGGTGTAGGTACTAATGGCTTCAACCTTAGGCACCCTGGCCATGCTCAATGTTAAAAGCTTCAGCATCAAGTCATCCAAAACCAGAAGCCCCTGCAAACCAACTATAAAAACAGTATCCCTTCTCTCTCAGAAAGACCTCCCAACGAGCTTCACTTCCTCTGAAACCATGACGAACACCGAAACTTCCAGTTCCCCAAGCAGGACTGCCACCATTACTGGTACCATCCTGTCCACCCTTATTTCGTGTGATCCTGCGTTTGGTGCACAAAGAATTGCAGATGTTGCAGAAGGCGATAACCGTGCCTTGGCACTCCTACTGCCAATCATTCCAGCTATACTTTGGGTGCTTTACAATATCCTTGGGCCAGCACTAAACCAAATCAACAGAATGCAAAGTGAAAAGGGAGTCACTAGCAGGAAAGGGAAGTGAGAAAAGTCCTTGGTCACTCATGTCATGTACTACTTCGGGTGTTCCAATATAGGTAAGAGAATTAGATCAGTGTAGGAAAAAAAATGTTTGTATGATTCTCGGCTTGTAACTGATGTGTAGTTTATTGAATGAATATTGCAAAAAGTGAAAGTAGGATGATGAGTTTAGCCAGGCAGCAACTCTCAAGCTGACTTGATAGTAACTTCTTTGGCGAAGGATTTGCCCACGCCGTAGTGGGTGGGGGGTGCCCTAGTAACCTAAGGGCTCAGGGGTGTGCCTAGTCAAGGGCTCATTGAAATCGTTGCTGCTTCTGTTAGCCAAATTGCAGAAGACCTCCCGGCTTCTTTAATTCAGTATTTGTTACCTTTGCGCTTTGCAAAACTCTGAAGTCAACAAAGTACTAATCTAACATTTTCAGGTACTGATGGCTGGAAAGTACATGGAGGTGAATGATACTTTCAATAATGCAAGCATGTTTGGTTCAGACATACTGTGTTATTCTTCTCATAAAAAATTGGATTGATATAAGGAGCTCTGAAGCCGGATATATAGATATATTGGGGCTATACGTTATAGTGGTCGCTAATAACATGGATTTAGTGACTTAAAAAGAAAGTACTAGTGACTGAACTTCTGCTTGATTAGAAGTTGAGCGCCTTCAACTAGCCTCTTTACCACTTCTGCTGCAGGTAATATTTCCTTGATAAGGCCTACACTTTGGCCAGCATAGAAAACCATGCTTTCAATGTCACCAGTTGTGGTTACATTTGGAACTGTCCCGGCAAGACGACGGATTTCTATTTCCTGTTGGTCAGTACACCAGAAAAATGTCAAGGGTTCATGATAAAAATTCATAATTTCCAATTAATTCTCAGTTGTGCATGAAACAAAAGTTATCATATAAAAGAAGCCTACAGAACTGAAGATGAAATCATTAGAAAAAATGGAGAAAAAAAATTAATAAATGGAGATGACTTCCATGGAGGCCTCAAGTTGCCTAGTACGACAACATGGACTCTTACCCTGTCATGTATTCTTGTTCGACCAATGACTGGCTGATCGGCTTCTGTTTCATGATCAGGAAGAGACTTCCACTCATTGAAGAAAGGTGTCTCCAAAACACGATGTGGTGCTCCAGGCCATCTTGCACGGCCAAATATATCAGTGTACGCAGTTCTGTCATACTCAACCAACTTCCTCTTGTATATGGGATGAGCATAACTTTCCTCGGTTGCAAGAAACCTGTAAAATGTCTGAATATCAAATTTGCAACTACAGATTATCATCTATATATTTCAAATTCAGCAGTAAACAAAAATCACCAAAATTCTATTAGGAAAAAAAAAAAAACCAATCACTATAAACTAAAGTCAAATAATATGGAAACGTTTTCATCTCCAGAATCTAACATGAAAAACTTAATCATAACGGTAACCAATTATCCCAAAATGATTATGAAGTTCACATATATATGCTCAATAATGAGAGTGGATGGGGCAACAAACCTAGTGCCTAGGCAGATTCCTTGTGCACCAAGGGCAAGGGCGGCAACATACCCGCTAGCATCCACAATACCACCTGCTGCAATGATGGTTATATTTTGATCTCCGACAAGATTGACTACCTTTGGCAACAATGAAATCAAAGCATCCTGCAATTTTAAGAATAGTAAAAAGTAGATGGATGTTAACACTCGAGTAATTTCAACTCATGAGTATCAGGGAATAGAGAAGAAAGGGAAAAGAGAATAATTATCTACTGGTCCTCCCCTAAACATATATAATATAGAAGCAGCATTTCTTCATTGTCCATTTAACCCTATAGCTGTGCCATATCAGAAAGTATAGAGCATCAAATGATGACACTACATATACAAACAACTCCCAAACAGTATCTCCTAAGCTTCAAAGAGAATTTAAAGTACATTATTTTTAAAAATATTTAGTTGTTTTATAAATGTATTGTACGTCCACCCTTGTAGAATTGAACACGAGGGATGTACTCCATCTATAAGACGATGGCTGCTACAATTGCTTTAGTGAAGCACCGGTAGAAAACTGGTGGTCAGCCCCCAAACACTGTCGTAAAGATAGATGTTCACAGTCTTCATTATTACATTGAAATATCTTGTTCGTACATCTCCTATGTTCAGCCCCCAAACACTGTCGTAAATTATCTGATGAGATACTACTCTTTCTAGCACGATATCATCATATGCACAATTTAAAAGGTGAAGTACATCGTCCCCTGACCCAAATTTACATTTGCTTACTATTTATCAAACAAAAAGAATCTATTACCATTGTTTTTGCGTAACTACAAACTTTTGGATCTAGTAAGCACACTCTTACCTGACTGATCACGTGTCCTCCTGCTTCTAATCCTTGGACAATAATTGCATCTATACCAGCAGAGATTGCTTTTTCGGCCTCCTCCAAACTCCCCACCTGCCTCATATATGTACAAGTGATTAAAGAGTTTCAGCATGAAAAAAAAAATGAAAAAAAATGGAATCAAGCTAGAGCCTTAAAACTGTGCTGCATCCAGCATGTCTCTGTTACTCCATACAACATGGAACAATGTTGCTAGTTTCACTCAGTAAGGGATTCCATTCCTCTTATTTTTCCTGGACATCCAATCTTCAAAAAACATTATTTCAAATTTCGGATAGACCAGCATCTCTTATGCATATGACTTTACTATGATTAAGTGTCAATTCAAATATAGCACAAACCATATACATGGCCTAATCCATATCTTTGTCAAATTCACTTTAATTAACTAGGAAATAACTACAGCTCTTTTTCTTGAAGTGTAAGAAGAATATCCAAAATATAGTTTTTGTCCACCTGGTTATAATATGACTTCTTTAATAGAGTTTGGCTGATACATGGTATAAAACTCTTAGTCCAAGCTTCTTTACTAATCAGAACATGTGCAGTCAATTTTATTGGCATACAGAACAATTTTAAATATAGCAGATATTAAATTATTAATGATTGTATGATTAACAAAAAATGCCAGCAAATAACTTTCTATTTCAAAATATTAATGAGGCAATATTAAGAGGAACACTCACCTGAGGAACAATCTTAACCCCAGAACGATGAGCTTTCATCACAAGCTCCGCAGAACAATCACCCCAGTATACCTGCAGAACTGCTACCTTTTCCTCCAATATGACGTTTATATTTTTCTCATGTGGAAATGCCAGGACAACAGCAACCCCAAATGGTTTGTCCGTTAAGCTTCGAGTCTTACTTATAAGCTCCCGGAGATAGTCTGGTGATTCCTGGTTAAGCAAGATCCATGATATGAACAATTTAAATCATCTTTTCAAGGGTACATGTAGAAAAGAGTCATATACATATACATACTTTTATTCTCCAATTAAAAATCATGGAAAGAAGATGGAGAGAAAATCATCATCGCAAACTATTGAGAAACCTGGACATTTATACACTTGTCCACACAAAGGCATCTTATTCTTTCACATCAAAAGTGAGAACCAAGTCCTCATTAGATGTTCATACCATAATCCTACATCTATACACACACATTAGAAGATTAACACTTGTAACCAGTGGGTTCAATAGAATGAGATATTTGCTAGAAGTGTCACCTAGCTTGATATTGCTGATCGATCATGATATTAGAGAAGTGAAGGAGGATAGAGGACTTTCTGGGGGACTGGGAGAAGCCGAAAAGCAATATCGGAAGGGTGATTTGAAAGTAACAATTGAAAAGGTAGGACATCCATTACTTCATCCCATGATATGAGTTCATTACTCAAAGTGATTTCAGTCAGGAAAAAAGAGAGAGTTGCAAAGTTTGAGCTGTACGTTGCTACGGTCCCATCAAAGTTGATCACTTAAAATGAAAACCAAAAACTATCTTGTTCTACTAAGCAGTTTAAGATCATGTCTAGCTATGAAAAGTATTGAGTAAAGAATAAGAAATTTTATGCTATGTAGATGAAAGATACCCAATCAGGAGCCCGGAGGAAAGCTAGTCCGCCAGCATTAGCAACAGCAGCAACAAGCTCAGGTCCAGAAATATCAGGTCCCAAAGGTGCCTGAACTATTCCATACTCAAAACCCAGAATCCCACGCCAACCCATCTCTCTTTCTCTCGCACTTACTACCCAAAGAGCCAACCCTTATATAATCCATGATTCAACAGTGGCCCGGCTGCTCGCGTTTATTTTATTTTCCCAGAACCACGTAAGCGAGGACGTCCGACATTTTTCTTTTTTTCGAACAATTGGGAATTGGTTAGTGCAAGCTGTAGTTTTTTTTTTTTTTATTAAAGAAAAGTAAAACTTTATATAATACCAACCAAAGTTATAACTATATATAAGAGATCTTAGTGGTGAACAATGAATCCCCACACTTCTCCCTCCTAACATCAACGATTATAATAAACATGAACCGAAAGGGTCTAAATGTAACTCAC encodes the following:
- the LOC101295919 gene encoding programmed cell death protein 4-like, with protein sequence MATADAGQSPLKHLEGGGGKGTWGKLLDTDGETHIDRNDPNYDSGEEPYQLVEATVADPLDEYKKTVASIIEEYFTTDDVGQAASDLRELSSIQYHPYFIKRLVSMAMDRHDKEKEMASVLLSALYADVISPAQIQDGFYILLDSADDLAVDILDAVDILALFLARAVVDDILPPAFLTRAKKALPESSKGVLVIQTAEKSYLSAPHHAELVERRWGGSTHITVEEVKKKISGLLREYVESGDTLEACRCIRELGVSFYHHEVVKRALILGMETRTAEPLITKLLKEAAEEGIISSSQMAKGFSRLAESLDDLALDIPSAKTLFQSLVPKAISEGWLDDSFVESHGEDGEVQNGDEKMGHYKKEIVSIIHEYFLSDDIPELIQSLEDLAVPEYNPIFLKKLITLAMDRKNREKEMASVLLSALHIEIFSTEDIVNGFVLLLESAEDTALDILDASNELALFLARAVIDDVLAPLNLEEIGSRLPPNCSATETVRMARSLVSARHAGERLLRCWGGGTGWAVEDAKDKITKLLEEYESGRVVAEACQCIRDIGMPFFNHEVVKKALVMAMEKKNDSMLDLLQECFGEGLITINQMTKGFTRIKDGLDDLALDIPNAREKFSFYVEHAQEKGWLLPTFDSSVADGSH
- the LOC101299583 gene encoding probable UDP-N-acetylglucosamine--peptide N-acetylglucosaminyltransferase SPINDLY-like gives rise to the protein MSGQEPQLANHPKATAFAANLNVDPPDTDAAVPSTCHPPRDSDTAEGEARRLTKLGKSRSRNFKVDCPPPMDCGPDPDGQQPFSASSSSREEKVSSLKTGLVHVARKMPKNAHAHFILGLMYQRLGQPSKAVLSYDKAEEILRRPEVDIDRTELLSVVQIHHAQCIMLESSVDDSSDKELEPRELEELLSKLKESMQSDVRQAAVWNTLGLILLKTGRLQSAISILSSLLEVSPTNYDCLANLGIAYLQSGNLELSEKCFQELILKDQNHPTALINYAALLLCRYGSVVAGAGASAGGGASADHVSAINVAKECLLASLNEDPKAGHIWANLANAYYMTGDHRSSSKCLEKAAKLELNCMSTRYAVAIHRTKDAERYQDPNEQLSWAGNEMASVIRDGDSVSVELPIAWAGLAMVHKAQHEISAAFDSEQDSLTEVEEHADYSLKQAIAEDPDDAVQWHQLGLHSLCARQYKNSQKYLKAAVARFKECSYAWSNLGISLQLSEQPSQAEEVYTRALSLATTDLAHAILSNLGNLYRQQKHYERAKAMFTKSLELQPGYAPAFNNLGLVFVAEGQWEEAKFCFDKALQADPMLDAAKSNLIKVVSTSR
- the LOC101299864 gene encoding probable nitronate monooxygenase-like yields the protein MGWRGILGFEYGIVQAPLGPDISGPELVAAVANAGGLAFLRAPDWESPDYLRELISKTRSLTDKPFGVAVVLAFPHEKNINVILEEKVAVLQVYWGDCSAELVMKAHRSGVKIVPQVGSLEEAEKAISAGIDAIIVQGLEAGGHVISQDALISLLPKVVNLVGDQNITIIAAGGIVDASGYVAALALGAQGICLGTRFLATEESYAHPIYKRKLVEYDRTAYTDIFGRARWPGAPHRVLETPFFNEWKSLPDHETEADQPVIGRTRIHDREIEIRRLAGTVPNVTTTGDIESMVFYAGQSVGLIKEILPAAEVVKRLVEGAQLLIKQKFSH